In one Amaranthus tricolor cultivar Red isolate AtriRed21 chromosome 8, ASM2621246v1, whole genome shotgun sequence genomic region, the following are encoded:
- the LOC130821257 gene encoding APO protein 1, chloroplastic, giving the protein MLAIGTFPPEIWSSLPYRSGMNVPKRRLQRLAYQVTMEQGFSQNVNFPPALFKNKKKPYRSVKKEGHPQNVDLPPVLPKKKKKPYPIPITEIQRRAREDKKLAQMGIEKPLEPPKNGILVPELIPVAHEVLDSWKDLIKGLAQLLHVIPVYACSECSEVHVAENGHQIQNCHGSNSNKRRGFHIWVKGSINDVLIPIESYHLFDPFGRRIKHETRFNYDRIPAIVELCIQAGVDLQGYPSRRRTKPIRIIGKKVIDRGGYLEDPMPNPRDSSALLDYDTQGSSFRFPAPQPSDVPRIAQETMNAYETVGKGLRKLMAKYSVKACGYCPEVHVGPWGHDAKLCGEFKHQWRDGKHGWQDAVVDEVFPPNYVWHVRDPRGPPLRTELKRFYGKAPAVVEVCQQAGAKIPKKYKPMMRLDIVLPDTEEARFAV; this is encoded by the exons ATGTTAGCAATCGGAACGTTTCCGCCGGAGATATGGTCCTCGCTTCCGTACCGTTCTGGTATGAACGTTCCGAAGCGCCGTTTGCAAAGATTGGCGTATCAGGTAACTATGGAACAGGGATTTTCACAGAATGTGAATTTTCCACCTGCGTTATTCAAGAACAAGAAAAAGCCTTATCGATCAGTAAAAAAGGAGGGGCATCCTCAGAATGTGGATCTTCCACCCGTAttaccaaagaaaaagaaaaaaccctATCCAATCCCAATTACAGAAATTcagagaagggcaagggaagaCAAGAAACTTGCTCAAATGGGTATTGAAAAGCCTCTTGAACCTCCTAAAAATGGTATACTGGTTCCTGAACTGATTCCCGTTGCACATGAAGTTCTCGATTCTTGGAAAGATCTAATTAAAGGTCTTGCACAACTCTTGCACGTTATTCCAGTCTATGCTTGTAG TGAGTGTTCGGAGGTTCATGTGGCTGAGAATGGGCATCAAATACAGAACTGCCATGGTTCAAACAGCAATAAGCGCCGAGGTTTTCACATATGGGTTAAGGGATCAATCAATGATGTGCTTATTCCTATAGAGTCATACCATCTCTTTGATCCTTTTGGTCGACGAATCAAACATGAAACCAGATTCAACTATGATAGAATCCCTGCCATTGTTGAACTTTGTATCCAGGCTGGTGTAGATTTACAGGGTTACCCCTCACGCCGCAGAACCAAACCCATCAGAATCATTGGGAAGAAAGTAATTGATCGGGGCGGGTACCTCGAGGATCCTATGCCTAATCCTAGAGATTCTTCTGCCCTTCTTGACTATGATACCCAGGGTTCTTCGTTTAGGTTCCCAGCACCACAGCCCTCAGACGTACCTAGGATTGCTCAAGAAACAATGAATGCATACGAAACTGTTGGTAAGGGCTTGAGGAAGCTGATGGCGAAGTATTCTGTCAAAGCATGTGGGTATTGCCCTGAAGTTCATGTGGGTCCATGGGGCCATGATGCGAAACTCTGCGGGGAATTTAAGCATCAGTGGAGGGATGGGAAGCATGGGTGGCAAGATGCAGTTGTTGACGAAGTATTCCCACCCAATTATGTGTGGCACGTTCGAGATCCTAGAGGGCCTCCGTTGAGGACTGAGCTGAAGAGATTCTACGGAAAGGCTCCTGCTGTGGTTGAAGTGTGCCAACAAGCTGGTGCGAAGATCCCTAAGAAGTATAAACCAATGATGAGGCTTGACATTGTGCTTCCTGATACTGAGGAAGCTCGTTTTGCTGTCTGA
- the LOC130820737 gene encoding uncharacterized protein At2g23090-like translates to MGGGNAQKSKMARERNAEKNKGAKGSQLDTNKKAMSIQCKVCMQTFMCTTTEVKCREHAEAKHPKQDVYACFPHLKN, encoded by the exons ATGGGTGGTGGTAATGCCCAGAAATCTAAGATGGCTCGCGAGAGAAACGCGGAGAAGAACAAGGGTGCTAAAG GTAGCCAACTTGATACAAATAAGAAAGCTATGAGTATCCAG TGCAAGGTATGTATGCAGACGTTCATGTGCACTACAACAGAGGTGAAATGTCGTGAACACGCTGAAGCAAAGCATCCAAAGCAGGACGTCTATGCATGTTTTCCTCACCTCAAGAACTGA